A genomic window from Archocentrus centrarchus isolate MPI-CPG fArcCen1 chromosome 2, fArcCen1, whole genome shotgun sequence includes:
- the LOC115797048 gene encoding C-type lectin lectoxin-Lio3-like: protein MDEIFTCILLLLSLSGTFTKYVYVKEEKNWPDAQKYCRQTYTDLAPVSNQNDLDKLQQLSGNVDNRMWIGLERNSSNRTQWLWSGGGAVSWFLWEQGEPNGLNRNEDYGGIRNERWHDFWKGHLCSFFCYSAFVVRENRTWEEALEYCREQHDDLASVASETEILLMQTELKKYNTTEHVWIGLRFLSGDWLWVDGQELDYELWGQGGKPSCPDAKMKCGALQVTGGSLGVWEARDCEKRLNFICY from the coding sequence ATGGATGAAATCTTCACCTGTATCCTGCTCCTGCTGAGCTTGTCTGGAACTTTTACAAAGTATGTTTACGTGAAGGAGGAAAAGAATTGGCCTGATGCTCAGAAGTACTGTCGGCAGACCTACACAGACCTGGCTCCTGTCAGTAACCAGAATGATCTCGACAAACTTCAGCAGCTCTCTGGCAATGTCGACAACCGTATGTGGATAGGACTGGAAAGAAATTCCTCAAACAGAACGCAATGGTTGTGgtcaggaggtggagcagtgTCCTGGTTTTTGTGGGAACAAGGTGAACCTAACGGCCTTAACCGTAACGAAGATTATGGCGGTATACGGAATGAGAGATGGCATGATTTCTGGAAAGGGCATTTATGTAGCTTCTTTTGCTACAGTGCATTTGTGGTGAGGGAGAACAGGACTTGGGAGGAAGCGTTGGAGTACTGCAGGGAGCAGCATGATGACCTGGCCAGTGTGGCATCAGAGACTGAGATACTGCTGATGCAGACAGAGCTGAAGAAATATAACACCACTGAACACGTCTGGATTGGTCTGCGTTTCTTATCTGGGGACTGGCTGTGGGTGGACGGGCAGGAACTGGACTATGAGCTTTGGGGTCAAGGGGGAAAACCATCATGTCCAGATGCCAAGATGAAGTGCGGAGCCTTACAGGTGACAGGAGGGAGTCTGGGAGTTTGGGAGGCTCGTGACTGTGAAAAGAGACTAAATTTTATTTGTTACTGA
- the LOC115797059 gene encoding C-type lectin lectoxin-Lio3-like — protein MDEIFTCILLLLSLSGTFTKYVYVKEEKNWPDAQKYCRQTYTDLAPVSNQNDLDKLQQLSGNVNNRMWIGLERNSSNRTQWLWSGGGAVSWFLWAQDEPNDLNHTEDYGGIRNERGYELSIGREHTFFCYSAFVVRENRTWEEALEYCREQHDDLASVASETEILLMQTELKKYNTTEHVWIGLRFLSGDWLWVDGQELDYEVWGQGGNHHVQIPR, from the coding sequence ATGGATGAAATCTTCACCTGTATCCTGCTCCTGCTGAGCTTGTCTGGAACTTTTACAAAGTATGTTTACGTGAAGGAGGAAAAGAATTGGCCTGATGCTCAGAAGTACTGTCGGCAGACCTACACAGACCTGGCTCCTGTCAGTAACCAGAATGATCTCGACAAACTTCAGCAGCTCTCTGGCAATGTCAACAACCGTATGTGGATAGGACTGGAAAGAAATTCCTCAAACAGAACGCAATGGTTGTGgtcaggaggtggagcagtgTCCTGGTTTTTGTGGGCACAAGATGAACCTAACGACCTTAACCATACCGAAGATTATGGCGGTATACGGAATGAGAGAGGGTATGAGCTCAGCATAGGGCGTGAACATACCTTCTTCTGCTACAGTGCATTTGTGGTGAGGGAGAACAGGACTTGGGAGGAAGCGTTGGAGTACTGCAGGGAGCAGCATGATGACCTGGCCAGCGTGGCATCAGAGACTGAGATACTGCTGATGCAGACAGAGCTGAAGAAATATAACACCACTGAACACGTCTGGATTGGTCTGCGTTTCTTATCTGGGGACTGGCTGTGGGTGGACGGGCAGGAACTGGACTATGAGGTTTGGGGTCAAGGGGGAAACCATCATGTCCAGATTCCAAGATGA
- the LOC115799384 gene encoding lymphocyte antigen 75-like has translation MDEIFTCILLLLSLSGTFTKYVYVKEEKNWPDAQKYCRQTYTDLAPVSNQNDLDKLQQLSGNVDNRMWIGLERNSSNRTQWLWSGGGAVSWFLWAQDEPNGLNRTEDYGGIRNGRGYDFNIGREHTFFCYSAFVVRENKTWEEALEYCREQHDDLASVASETEILLMQTELKKYNTTEHVWIGLRFLSGDWLWVDGQELDYEVWGQGGKPSCPDAKMKCGALQVTGGSLGVWEARDCEKRLNFICY, from the coding sequence ATGGATGAAATCTTCACCTGTATCCTGCTCCTGCTGAGCTTGTCTGGAACTTTTACAAAGTATGTTTACGTGAAGGAGGAAAAGAATTGGCCTGATGCTCAGAAGTACTGTCGGCAGACCTACACAGACCTGGCTCCTGTCAGTAACCAGAATGATCTCGACAAACTTCAGCAGCTCTCTGGCAATGTCGACAACCGTATGTGGATAGGACTGGAAAGAAATTCCTCAAACAGAACGCAATGGTTGTGgtcaggaggtggagcagtgTCCTGGTTTTTGTGGGCACAAGATGAACCTAACGGCCTTAACCGTACCGAAGATTATGGCGGTATACGGAATGGGAGAGGGTATGATTTCAACATAGGGCGTGAACATACCTTCTTCTGCTACAGTGCATTTGTGGTGAGGGAGAACAAGACTTGGGAGGAAGCGTTGGAGTACTGCAGGGAGCAGCATGATGACCTGGCCAGTGTGGCATCAGAGACTGAGATACTGCTGATGCAGACAGAGCTGAAGAAATATAACACCACTGAACACGTCTGGATTGGTCTGCGTTTCTTATCTGGGGACTGGCTGTGGGTGGACGGGCAGGAACTGGACTATGAGGTTTGGGGTCAAGGGGGAAAACCATCATGTCCAGATGCCAAGATGAAGTGCGGAGCCTTACAGGTGACAGGAGGGAGTCTGGGAGTTTGGGAGGCTCGTGACTGTGAAAAGAGACTAAATTTTATTTGTTACTGA